The Pseudomonas azotoformans genome has a segment encoding these proteins:
- a CDS encoding substrate-binding domain-containing protein, translating to MKLGTTFAAAAALSLLASSIALAADGKTYKVGAAVYGLKGQFMQNWVRELKEHPAVKDGTVQLTVFDGNYDALTQNNQIENMVTQHYDAILFVPIDTKAGVGTVKQAMSNDVVVIASNTKVADASVPYVGNDDVEGGRLQAQAMVDKLNGKGNVVIIQGPIGQSAQIDREKGELEVLGKHPDIKIIEKKTANWDRAQALTLTEDWLNAHPKGINGVIAQNDDMALGAVQALKSHGLTSKDVPVTSIDGMPDAIQAAKKDEVTTFLQDAQAQSQGALDVALRALAGSDYKPQSVIWERYAKDVKWGDGTAKNYILPWVPVTNANADALYKQVSGAK from the coding sequence ATGAAACTTGGTACGACCTTCGCCGCCGCTGCGGCCCTCTCCCTCCTCGCCAGCAGCATCGCCCTGGCCGCCGACGGCAAGACCTACAAGGTCGGCGCGGCGGTCTACGGCCTCAAGGGCCAATTCATGCAAAACTGGGTGCGCGAGCTCAAGGAGCACCCTGCCGTCAAAGATGGCACCGTGCAGCTCACGGTGTTCGATGGCAACTACGACGCGCTGACCCAGAACAACCAGATCGAAAACATGGTGACCCAGCACTACGACGCCATCCTGTTCGTGCCCATCGACACCAAGGCCGGCGTGGGCACCGTCAAGCAAGCCATGAGCAACGACGTGGTGGTCATCGCCTCCAATACGAAAGTAGCCGATGCCTCCGTGCCTTATGTGGGCAATGACGACGTGGAAGGTGGCCGCCTGCAGGCCCAGGCCATGGTCGACAAGCTCAACGGCAAGGGCAATGTGGTGATCATCCAGGGGCCGATTGGCCAGTCGGCACAGATCGACCGCGAAAAAGGCGAGCTGGAAGTGCTGGGCAAGCACCCGGACATCAAGATCATCGAGAAAAAGACCGCCAACTGGGACCGCGCCCAAGCCCTGACACTCACCGAGGACTGGCTGAACGCCCACCCCAAAGGCATCAACGGCGTGATCGCACAAAACGACGACATGGCCCTCGGCGCCGTGCAAGCGCTCAAGTCCCACGGCCTGACTTCCAAGGATGTGCCAGTCACGTCCATCGACGGCATGCCGGACGCGATCCAGGCGGCGAAAAAAGATGAAGTCACCACCTTCCTGCAAGACGCCCAGGCCCAGTCCCAAGGCGCCCTGGATGTGGCCCTGCGCGCATTGGCCGGCAGCGACTACAAGCCGCAATCGGTGATCTGGGAGCGCTACGCCAAAGACGTGAAATGGGGTGACGGCACCGCGAAAAACTACATCCTGCCCTGGGTGCCGGTCACCAACGCCAACGCCGACGCGCTGTACAAACAAGTCAGCGGCGCCAAGTAA
- a CDS encoding MDR/zinc-dependent alcohol dehydrogenase-like family protein has product MSTVTERPQEQLSPIIPKTMQAVVCHGPEDYRLETVDVPTPGPEEVLTKVELCGICMGDIKTYRGAPSFWGDAEQPRYVKPPMIPGHEFVCRVVALGPGAEKRGVKIGDRVISEQIVPCWGCRFCNHGQYWMCQKHDLYGFQNNVQGAMAQYMIFTKEGIIHKVPDSIAPDEAILIEPLACSLHAAERANVDFDDVVVVAGAGTLGLGIIGAVRMRNPKKLIVLDMKPERTALALRMGADEVWNPAEVDVLAKIREITDGYGCDIYIEATGHHKAVNQGLAMLRKLGRFVEFSVFNDEATVDWSIIGDRKELDVLGSHLGPYMYPRAIDFIGNRKIDMRDVVTHKFALADFKEAFAVMERGDKSLKVVLEP; this is encoded by the coding sequence ATGTCCACCGTCACCGAACGCCCGCAAGAACAACTGTCCCCGATCATTCCGAAAACCATGCAGGCCGTGGTCTGCCATGGCCCGGAAGACTACCGGCTGGAAACCGTCGACGTGCCCACGCCCGGCCCTGAGGAAGTCCTCACCAAGGTCGAGCTGTGCGGCATCTGCATGGGCGACATCAAGACCTATCGCGGCGCGCCCTCGTTCTGGGGTGATGCCGAACAACCGCGCTATGTGAAACCGCCAATGATCCCCGGCCATGAGTTCGTCTGCCGCGTGGTCGCCCTCGGCCCTGGCGCGGAAAAACGCGGCGTGAAGATTGGCGACCGGGTCATTTCCGAGCAGATCGTGCCGTGCTGGGGCTGCCGCTTCTGCAACCACGGCCAGTACTGGATGTGCCAGAAACACGACCTGTATGGCTTCCAGAATAATGTGCAGGGGGCCATGGCCCAGTACATGATCTTCACCAAGGAAGGCATCATCCATAAAGTCCCCGACTCCATCGCCCCGGACGAAGCCATCCTGATCGAACCGCTGGCCTGCTCGCTGCACGCCGCCGAACGCGCCAATGTGGATTTCGATGATGTGGTGGTGGTCGCCGGCGCCGGCACACTGGGCCTGGGCATCATCGGCGCGGTGCGCATGCGCAACCCGAAAAAGCTCATCGTGCTGGACATGAAGCCCGAACGCACCGCCCTCGCCCTGCGCATGGGCGCCGACGAGGTGTGGAACCCCGCCGAAGTCGACGTGCTGGCCAAGATCCGTGAAATCACCGACGGCTACGGTTGCGATATCTACATCGAAGCCACCGGTCATCACAAGGCGGTCAACCAGGGCCTGGCGATGCTGCGCAAGCTGGGGCGCTTCGTCGAGTTCAGCGTGTTCAATGACGAGGCCACGGTGGATTGGTCGATCATTGGCGACCGCAAGGAGCTGGATGTACTCGGCTCGCACCTGGGGCCCTACATGTACCCGCGCGCCATCGACTTTATCGGCAACCGCAAGATCGACATGCGCGACGTGGTCACCCACAAGTTCGCCCTGGCGGATTTCAAGGAAGCCTTTGCCGTGATGGAGCGCGGCGACAAATCCCTCAAGGTTGTGCTTGAGCCCTGA
- a CDS encoding LysR family transcriptional regulator produces the protein MDIRHFRYFLAVARQRNFTRAAEQLGIAPPTLSRQIQDMETSLGTRLFIRQQREVSLTEAGAALLIEAEATVRQFEFAQRNAQRAGRGEIGHIELGYVASAVYSGVLQRQMRGFCQAFPDVSVNVRECAMATLPGAVADGRCDIGYIRSPMTLPESVEALRLDSEGFVLALPQDSWLLGLKAIHCEHLQNETFILPEQISGTLHVAAQGDFAPRLGPQPGGLVAVVALVSLGQGVAVVPASVVGHASLPGVVYRTIQGSDASSWLSLIHRRFEKAPAVVRYIQQVRAQAQP, from the coding sequence ATGGACATCCGCCACTTTCGCTACTTCCTGGCCGTCGCCCGGCAGCGCAATTTCACCCGCGCTGCCGAGCAACTGGGGATTGCTCCGCCGACGTTGAGTCGACAGATTCAGGACATGGAAACCAGCCTGGGCACACGGCTGTTTATCCGTCAGCAACGCGAAGTCAGCCTCACCGAGGCGGGTGCTGCGTTGTTGATCGAGGCGGAGGCGACGGTGCGTCAGTTCGAGTTCGCCCAGCGCAATGCCCAGCGCGCCGGGCGTGGTGAGATCGGCCACATTGAGCTGGGCTATGTGGCATCGGCGGTGTATTCCGGGGTGCTGCAGCGGCAGATGCGCGGGTTTTGCCAGGCGTTTCCCGATGTCAGCGTGAACGTACGCGAATGCGCCATGGCCACGTTGCCGGGTGCGGTTGCGGACGGGCGCTGCGATATCGGCTATATCCGCTCACCGATGACCTTGCCGGAGAGTGTGGAAGCGCTACGCCTCGACAGTGAAGGCTTTGTGCTGGCGCTGCCGCAGGATTCGTGGCTGCTGGGGTTGAAAGCCATCCACTGTGAGCATTTGCAAAACGAAACCTTCATCCTGCCGGAACAGATCAGCGGCACGCTGCACGTGGCCGCCCAAGGCGATTTTGCGCCGCGCCTGGGGCCGCAACCCGGAGGTTTGGTGGCGGTGGTCGCATTGGTGTCATTGGGGCAGGGCGTGGCCGTGGTGCCGGCGTCGGTGGTGGGGCATGCCAGCTTGCCGGGCGTGGTGTATCGCACGATCCAAGGCAGTGACGCGTCGTCCTGGCTGTCGTTGATTCACCGGCGCTTCGAAAAAGCGCCGGCGGTGGTGCGGTACATCCAGCAGGTCAGGGCTCAAGCACAACCTTGA
- a CDS encoding MFS transporter gives MSRVSPRLTLLTASGVCSLIVLDTNIVAVTLPSIARDLGANFADIEWVVSAYMLAFAALLLPAGSIADRFGRKKTLIWGLSLFILASLGCGAAPTALLLDIARAIKGVGAALLLTSALASIGHTFHDEAERAKAWAFWGACMGVAMTAAPTLGGLITQYLGWRWIFYLNLPVGLALMSLVLRAIPESRDTQSARLDPWGSLAFSASLLCLIWGLIEANRIGWDNRLTYARLIGGAALLGVFVLVERLQQRPMVDLQLFRHPRFIGALLGMFAYAGCAQVMMTLLPFYLQNGLGFSAIASGLGMLPFALTMLACPRIGARLAERFTPATMMSTGLTLVGCGNLLSAWAVNLGGYLPFALAIAVTGAGAGLLNGDTQKNIMACVPRDRAGMASGMSTTMRFSAIMLAIGVYGALLSSHSEQLLSASIDTQWQAHVNGIASRVVAGDMPAAMGLLPESAREVVQPLARQAFVGGFSGVLWVAGLLGLLGALVVGTLMRNPIPAVQQASTKPVHR, from the coding sequence ATGAGCCGGGTCAGCCCACGCCTTACCTTGCTGACCGCTTCCGGTGTTTGCTCACTGATTGTGCTCGACACCAATATCGTCGCCGTGACCCTGCCGAGCATTGCTCGCGACCTGGGGGCAAACTTTGCCGACATCGAGTGGGTGGTCAGCGCCTATATGCTGGCGTTTGCCGCCTTACTACTACCGGCGGGCAGTATCGCCGACCGCTTCGGGCGCAAGAAAACCCTGATCTGGGGCTTGAGCCTTTTCATCCTCGCGTCACTGGGTTGTGGTGCAGCGCCCACTGCGCTGTTGCTGGATATCGCTCGTGCCATCAAAGGCGTGGGCGCGGCGCTGTTGCTGACGTCAGCCCTGGCATCCATCGGCCACACCTTCCACGATGAAGCGGAACGGGCCAAAGCCTGGGCCTTCTGGGGCGCGTGCATGGGCGTGGCGATGACTGCCGCACCGACACTCGGCGGCCTTATTACCCAGTATTTGGGCTGGCGCTGGATCTTCTACCTCAACCTGCCAGTGGGCCTGGCGCTGATGAGCCTGGTGCTGCGCGCCATTCCGGAATCCCGCGATACCCAGTCCGCACGGCTCGATCCTTGGGGCAGCCTGGCGTTCAGCGCGAGCCTGTTGTGCCTGATCTGGGGGTTGATCGAGGCCAATCGGATTGGCTGGGATAACCGGCTGACTTATGCGCGGCTGATCGGCGGCGCGGCATTGCTGGGCGTGTTCGTACTGGTTGAACGCCTGCAGCAGCGGCCCATGGTCGACCTGCAATTGTTTCGCCACCCACGCTTTATCGGCGCTCTGCTGGGCATGTTTGCCTACGCCGGTTGCGCTCAGGTGATGATGACGTTGCTGCCGTTTTACCTGCAAAACGGCTTGGGTTTCTCCGCAATTGCCTCGGGCCTGGGCATGCTGCCGTTTGCCTTGACCATGCTGGCCTGCCCACGCATTGGCGCGCGCCTGGCCGAACGCTTTACGCCCGCGACGATGATGTCCACCGGATTGACCCTGGTGGGTTGCGGCAATTTGCTGAGTGCCTGGGCGGTCAATCTGGGCGGCTACCTGCCCTTTGCCCTGGCCATCGCCGTGACGGGCGCCGGTGCGGGCCTGCTCAATGGTGATACGCAGAAAAACATCATGGCCTGCGTGCCTCGGGACCGCGCAGGGATGGCTTCCGGCATGAGCACCACCATGCGTTTCAGCGCGATCATGTTGGCGATTGGCGTGTATGGGGCGTTGCTGAGCAGCCACAGCGAACAGCTGCTGAGTGCAAGCATCGACACGCAATGGCAGGCGCACGTGAACGGGATTGCTTCACGCGTGGTGGCCGGGGATATGCCGGCGGCGATGGGATTGCTACCGGAGTCGGCGCGAGAGGTGGTGCAACCGCTGGCACGGCAGGCATTTGTGGGTGGGTTCAGTGGTGTGCTGTGGGTCGCGGGCTTGCTGGGTTTGCTGGGGGCTCTAGTCGTAGGGACATTGATGAGAAACCCAATACCAGCGGTGCAACAGGCCTCCACGAAACCTGTACACCGCTGA
- the sohB gene encoding protease SohB has protein sequence MDFLAEYASFLAKTVTLVVAILVVLISFASLRSKGRRKSAGQLQVSKLNDFYKGLRERLESTLLDKDQLKALRKSEGKAEKKKGKQKAEARPRVFVLDFDGDIKASATESLRHEITALLSLATPKDEVVLRLESGGGMVHSYGLASSQLARIRQAGVPLTVCIDKVAASGGYMMACIGEKIISAPFAILGSIGVVAQLPNVNRLLKKHDIDFEVLTAGEYKRTLTVFGENTEKGREKFQEDLDITHQLFKNFVSRYRPQLAIDDVATGEVWLGVAALDKQLVDELQTSDEYLATKAKTAEVFHLHYAERKSLQERVGLAASGSVDRVLLTWWSRLTQQRFW, from the coding sequence ATGGATTTTTTGGCCGAATACGCGAGCTTTCTGGCGAAGACCGTCACCCTGGTGGTCGCTATTCTGGTGGTACTGATCAGCTTTGCGTCGCTGCGCAGCAAAGGTCGTCGCAAATCCGCCGGCCAATTGCAGGTCAGCAAACTCAATGACTTCTACAAAGGCCTGCGTGAGCGCCTGGAATCGACCTTGCTCGACAAGGATCAGCTCAAGGCCCTGCGCAAGTCCGAAGGCAAGGCTGAAAAGAAGAAAGGCAAGCAGAAAGCCGAGGCCAGGCCACGGGTGTTCGTGCTGGATTTTGATGGTGACATCAAGGCCTCGGCCACTGAAAGCCTGCGCCATGAAATCACCGCCTTGCTGAGCCTGGCCACGCCGAAGGATGAAGTGGTGCTGCGCCTGGAAAGTGGCGGCGGCATGGTCCACAGCTACGGCCTGGCCTCGTCGCAACTGGCGCGTATCCGCCAGGCGGGCGTGCCCTTGACCGTGTGCATTGACAAGGTCGCGGCCAGCGGCGGCTACATGATGGCGTGCATCGGCGAGAAGATCATCAGCGCACCGTTTGCCATCCTCGGTTCCATCGGCGTGGTCGCACAGCTGCCTAACGTGAACCGCCTGCTGAAAAAACACGACATCGACTTTGAAGTGCTGACCGCCGGTGAGTACAAACGCACCCTCACCGTGTTTGGCGAAAACACCGAGAAGGGTCGCGAGAAGTTCCAGGAAGACCTGGACATCACTCACCAGTTGTTCAAGAACTTTGTCTCGCGTTACCGCCCGCAGCTGGCGATCGACGATGTTGCGACTGGAGAAGTGTGGCTGGGTGTTGCAGCCCTCGACAAGCAACTGGTCGATGAGCTGCAAACCAGCGACGAATACCTGGCCACCAAGGCCAAGACCGCCGAGGTGTTCCACCTGCACTATGCCGAGCGCAAGAGTTTGCAGGAGCGCGTGGGCCTGGCCGCCAGTGGCTCGGTGGACCGCGTGCTGTTGACCTGGTGGAGCCGGTTGACCCAGCAGCGGTTCTGGTAA
- a CDS encoding histidine phosphatase family protein: protein MGSIYLIRHGQASFGADDYDVLSPVGVEQAQVLGRHLAEMGLVFDRCVAGDLRRQQHTATAAFDQYSALGLPVPALETDSAFNEFDADAIIRALLPDLLTTEPEALEILRNAAQNRSEFQRIFALIIERWLAGTYDPPGLESWLSFVERVQGGLQRILEAADNAQKIAVFTSGGTITALLHLITRMPAAQAFELNWQIVNTSLNQLKFRGREVALASFNSHAHLQLLKAPQLITFR from the coding sequence GTGGGCAGCATCTATCTGATTCGACATGGCCAGGCCTCCTTCGGTGCAGACGACTATGACGTCCTGTCGCCCGTCGGCGTGGAACAGGCACAGGTACTCGGCCGCCACCTGGCGGAAATGGGCCTGGTGTTCGACCGCTGTGTGGCCGGCGACCTGCGCCGCCAGCAGCACACCGCCACCGCTGCGTTCGATCAGTACAGCGCCCTGGGCCTGCCGGTACCGGCACTGGAAACCGACAGCGCCTTCAACGAATTCGATGCCGACGCAATCATCCGCGCCCTGCTCCCCGACCTGCTCACCACCGAACCCGAAGCCCTGGAGATCCTGCGCAACGCCGCGCAGAACCGCAGCGAATTCCAGCGCATTTTCGCCCTGATCATCGAGCGCTGGCTGGCCGGCACCTACGACCCGCCAGGGCTGGAAAGCTGGCTGAGCTTTGTGGAACGTGTCCAGGGTGGCCTGCAACGCATTCTTGAAGCGGCGGACAACGCGCAGAAAATCGCCGTGTTCACCTCCGGCGGCACTATCACCGCCCTGCTCCACCTGATTACCCGGATGCCTGCCGCGCAAGCGTTCGAACTGAACTGGCAAATTGTTAACACCTCGCTCAACCAGCTGAAATTCCGCGGTCGCGAGGTGGCACTGGCTTCCTTCAACAGTCATGCCCACTTGCAACTGTTGAAGGCGCCGCAGCTCATCACGTTCCGATGA
- a CDS encoding SCP2 sterol-binding domain-containing protein: protein MTDVAKAVEAMKAKFNPAAADGLDLVFGFRIDDTQNFSLVVKDNTCELLEGENPDAQVTLVMDADTMKGIVSGETDGMQAFMGGKLRTEGDMMLAMKLSELFPA, encoded by the coding sequence ATGACTGACGTAGCCAAAGCTGTAGAAGCAATGAAAGCCAAATTCAACCCAGCCGCCGCCGACGGCCTGGACCTGGTGTTCGGTTTCCGCATCGACGACACCCAGAACTTCTCGCTGGTGGTGAAAGACAACACCTGCGAACTGCTGGAAGGCGAAAACCCAGACGCCCAGGTCACCTTGGTGATGGACGCTGACACCATGAAAGGCATCGTCAGCGGCGAGACCGACGGCATGCAGGCCTTCATGGGCGGCAAGCTGCGCACCGAAGGCGACATGATGCTGGCGATGAAGCTGAGCGAACTGTTCCCGGCTTGA
- a CDS encoding MGH1-like glycoside hydrolase domain-containing protein yields MTATPDNRIRATLEGQRLAQPDAERWREWGPYLSERQWGTVREDYSADGDAWTYFPHEHARSRAYRWGEDGLAGFSDKAQRWCLGLALWNERDAILKERLFGLNNAEGNHGEDVKELYFFVDGVPSHAYMRMLYKYPHAAFPYADLISENARRGLADAEYEILDTGVFEDNRYCDVSVEYAKHQPDDIFMCVTVHNRSDQPTRVQVLPHLWARNDWSWTFDAPKPQLTLDGEQVLARHHELADRHLSAWGQDGMEWLFCENETNISRLDGQAAPGPFKDGINDYVVGGDHAAIRRDSGTKVAARFILDLAGLESKTLYLRFAPADAPPVNVRKLFEQRRQEADDFYAALQHGIADEDARNVQRQALAGLLWSKQLYYFDVNQWLDGDPAQPAPPPERLHIRNTHWRHLSNFDILSMPDTWEYPWYASWDQGFQAVAMALIDPGYAKQQLLLLVKDRFMHPNGQLPAYEWRFDDANPPVHAWASWRVYQQDKALTGVGDMDFLERIFHKLLLNFSWWVNRKDAEGRNLFQGGFLGLDNIALFDRSAALPPGYQLDQADGTAWVAAYALDLMRIALELAKRNGVYVDIAVKFFEHFLYIAGAINRVDDGAEGLWDEQDLFFYDVLHRPDGQNEPVRLRSIVGLMPLFAVLVLEQREHEGLEGLRERLLGFMKHRPDLAKLVSRWNEPGQGNRLLLALLRGERTKDLLRRMLDDNEFLSAFGVRSLSKAFAEQPLALKMNGNTLCASYQPGESDSRLYGGNSNWRGPLWMPVNYMLIESLREFHRYYADNFSVEYPTGSGYLSSLEEVADSLSQRLTRLFLRDENGLRPSMAGYAQLEADPESRDLVLFHEYFHGETGRGLGASHQTGWSALVVLLLQPN; encoded by the coding sequence ATGACGGCCACACCCGACAACCGAATACGTGCAACCCTCGAAGGCCAACGCCTGGCGCAGCCGGATGCCGAGCGTTGGCGCGAGTGGGGCCCTTATCTGAGTGAACGCCAATGGGGCACGGTGCGCGAAGACTACAGCGCCGATGGCGATGCCTGGACCTACTTCCCCCATGAACACGCGCGCAGCCGCGCCTATCGCTGGGGCGAGGATGGTTTGGCGGGTTTCAGCGACAAGGCGCAACGCTGGTGTCTGGGCCTGGCCCTGTGGAACGAGCGTGACGCGATCCTCAAGGAGCGTCTGTTCGGCCTCAACAACGCCGAGGGCAACCACGGTGAAGACGTCAAGGAACTGTACTTTTTCGTCGACGGAGTACCGAGCCATGCCTACATGCGCATGCTCTACAAATACCCCCATGCCGCCTTTCCCTACGCCGACCTGATCAGCGAAAACGCCCGCCGTGGCCTGGCGGATGCCGAGTACGAGATCCTCGATACCGGCGTGTTCGAAGACAACCGCTACTGCGATGTCAGCGTCGAATATGCCAAGCATCAGCCCGACGATATCTTCATGTGTGTCACCGTACACAACCGTTCTGACCAGCCAACCCGTGTGCAGGTGTTGCCCCACCTGTGGGCGCGCAATGACTGGAGCTGGACCTTCGACGCACCCAAGCCGCAATTGACGCTGGACGGCGAGCAGGTGCTGGCGCGTCATCATGAGTTGGCGGATCGCCATCTCAGCGCCTGGGGCCAGGACGGGATGGAGTGGTTATTCTGCGAGAACGAAACCAATATTTCCCGGCTGGATGGGCAGGCGGCGCCGGGGCCGTTCAAGGACGGAATCAATGATTACGTAGTCGGCGGTGACCACGCTGCGATTCGACGCGACAGCGGGACTAAAGTCGCCGCGCGTTTCATCCTCGACTTGGCAGGCCTGGAAAGCAAAACCCTCTACCTGCGTTTTGCGCCGGCCGACGCGCCGCCAGTCAACGTCCGCAAGCTGTTCGAGCAACGCCGCCAAGAGGCCGATGACTTCTACGCCGCCTTGCAACACGGTATCGCCGATGAGGACGCGCGCAATGTGCAGCGTCAGGCCCTGGCCGGGTTGCTGTGGTCCAAGCAGCTTTACTATTTCGATGTGAACCAGTGGCTCGACGGCGACCCGGCACAACCCGCGCCGCCGCCCGAACGCCTGCATATCCGTAATACCCATTGGCGGCACTTGTCGAATTTCGACATCCTTTCCATGCCCGACACCTGGGAATACCCGTGGTACGCCTCATGGGACCAAGGCTTTCAGGCAGTGGCCATGGCATTGATCGATCCGGGCTATGCCAAGCAGCAACTGTTGTTGCTGGTGAAAGACCGCTTCATGCACCCCAACGGCCAGTTGCCGGCCTACGAATGGCGCTTCGACGACGCCAACCCGCCGGTGCATGCCTGGGCCAGTTGGCGCGTCTATCAGCAGGACAAGGCGCTGACCGGCGTCGGCGATATGGATTTCCTGGAGCGGATTTTCCACAAGCTGCTGCTGAATTTTTCCTGGTGGGTCAATCGTAAGGACGCCGAGGGGCGCAATCTGTTCCAGGGCGGCTTCCTCGGGCTGGACAATATCGCCTTGTTCGACCGCTCGGCCGCGTTGCCACCGGGTTACCAGTTGGATCAGGCCGACGGCACGGCGTGGGTTGCGGCGTATGCGCTGGACTTGATGCGCATCGCCTTGGAGCTGGCCAAGCGCAACGGAGTGTATGTCGACATCGCGGTGAAGTTCTTCGAGCACTTCCTGTATATCGCCGGCGCCATCAACCGCGTCGACGACGGCGCCGAAGGCCTGTGGGATGAGCAGGACCTGTTCTTCTACGATGTGCTGCACCGCCCCGATGGCCAGAACGAGCCGGTGCGCCTGCGTTCCATCGTCGGGCTGATGCCGCTGTTTGCGGTGCTGGTGCTGGAGCAGCGTGAGCATGAAGGCCTGGAAGGGTTGCGCGAGCGTTTGCTGGGCTTCATGAAGCACCGGCCGGACCTGGCCAAACTGGTCTCGCGCTGGAACGAGCCAGGGCAGGGCAATCGCCTGTTGCTGGCGCTGCTGCGCGGTGAACGCACCAAGGACCTGTTGCGACGCATGTTGGATGACAATGAGTTCTTGTCGGCGTTTGGTGTGCGCTCCTTGTCCAAGGCGTTCGCCGAACAACCGCTGGCGCTGAAGATGAACGGCAATACCCTGTGTGCGAGTTACCAGCCGGGCGAATCCGACTCGCGGCTGTACGGCGGCAACTCCAACTGGCGCGGGCCGTTGTGGATGCCGGTGAACTACATGCTGATCGAATCGTTGCGCGAATTTCACCGCTATTACGCCGATAACTTCTCGGTGGAGTACCCGACGGGCAGTGGTTATCTGTCATCCCTGGAGGAAGTGGCTGACAGCCTCAGTCAGCGACTGACCCGGTTGTTTCTACGCGATGAGAATGGCCTGCGGCCGTCGATGGCCGGGTATGCGCAGCTGGAGGCTGACCCGGAGAGTCGCGACCTGGTGTTATTCCATGAGTATTTTCATGGCGAGACCGGACGCGGGTTGGGGGCTTCGCATCAGACGGGGTGGAGTGCGTTGGTGGTGTTGTTGCTACAGCCCAACTAA
- a CDS encoding OprD family outer membrane porin yields the protein MKISTLALSITAAVLAQQAFADDFGLGSLGTGNGHSGFLEDSHAAISSRTMYYSADNRSGTNNDLRETATALRFDYKSGFTQGTVGLGFDVMAFGALRLDGGDGHTAGAGLSGNGNSFFPTKNNGTEPADSFGRAAGNVKFRVSQTELHVGGGLAPVLPILVSNDSRVAPQTFDGGILTSNDIPNVTFTGGELNRAEGRASSNSTGLSVAGGTRDSDSFKFGGVDYKPFGSSDNVIAKNLTLQYYYAQLQDFYKQNYFGLVHVLPLGNDQSFKTDLRYFDSSSDGKNGESGYQFNNNGGYAKHAGEVDNKTYSAAFTYQLGGSSLMLGHIGVSDDGGFVWVNQGSLADPHAQGAGGSDFYLFTDAVVGQFSRAGEQVNFGQYSYDFKAYVPGLKASVAYLDGRDIKSKVAGGPDQKENEADFRLDYVVQAGPLKGFGTTFRTGTYHGKNTGTADQDQTRLIFNYTYAIF from the coding sequence ATGAAAATTTCTACACTGGCGTTGTCGATCACCGCCGCCGTTCTTGCACAACAGGCATTCGCTGATGATTTCGGGCTCGGTTCGCTGGGCACGGGCAACGGTCACAGCGGTTTCCTTGAAGACAGTCACGCGGCCATCAGCTCGCGGACTATGTACTACAGCGCGGATAACCGCTCGGGGACCAACAACGACCTGCGCGAAACTGCAACGGCGCTGCGTTTTGACTACAAATCCGGCTTCACCCAAGGCACCGTCGGCCTGGGGTTTGACGTCATGGCCTTCGGCGCGCTGCGCCTGGACGGCGGTGATGGCCACACGGCGGGCGCGGGCCTGTCGGGTAACGGCAACAGCTTCTTCCCGACCAAGAACAACGGCACCGAACCCGCCGATTCCTTTGGTCGTGCGGCGGGCAATGTGAAGTTCCGCGTTTCCCAGACCGAGTTGCATGTCGGTGGTGGCTTGGCGCCGGTGCTGCCGATTTTGGTGTCCAACGACAGCCGCGTAGCGCCGCAGACCTTTGACGGCGGCATCCTGACCTCCAACGACATTCCCAACGTCACCTTTACCGGCGGTGAGCTGAACCGTGCCGAAGGCCGAGCCTCCAGCAACTCCACAGGCTTGAGCGTGGCCGGTGGGACGCGCGACAGTGACAGCTTCAAGTTCGGTGGGGTGGACTACAAACCGTTTGGTTCTTCCGACAACGTCATCGCGAAAAACCTGACGTTGCAGTACTACTACGCGCAGTTGCAAGACTTCTACAAACAGAACTACTTCGGCCTGGTCCACGTCTTGCCGCTGGGCAATGACCAGTCGTTCAAGACCGACCTGCGCTACTTCGACAGCAGCAGCGACGGCAAGAACGGTGAGAGCGGCTACCAGTTCAACAACAACGGCGGCTACGCCAAGCACGCCGGCGAAGTGGACAACAAAACCTACAGTGCGGCCTTCACCTACCAGTTGGGCGGCAGCAGCTTGATGCTCGGCCACATTGGCGTGAGCGACGACGGCGGCTTTGTGTGGGTGAACCAGGGCAGCCTGGCCGATCCGCATGCACAAGGCGCCGGCGGTAGCGACTTCTACCTGTTCACCGATGCTGTGGTGGGCCAGTTCTCCCGCGCGGGCGAGCAGGTCAATTTTGGTCAGTACTCGTATGACTTCAAGGCCTACGTACCGGGTCTGAAGGCATCCGTGGCTTACCTGGATGGCCGGGACATCAAGTCGAAGGTAGCCGGTGGCCCTGACCAGAAAGAAAACGAAGCCGACTTCCGCCTGGACTACGTCGTGCAGGCCGGTCCTCTGAAAGGCTTCGGTACGACTTTCCGTACCGGCACCTATCACGGCAAGAACACCGGCACCGCCGACCAGGACCAGACCCGCCTGATCTTCAACTACACCTACGCCATCTTCTAA